Proteins encoded together in one Riemerella anatipestifer window:
- the nrfD gene encoding NrfD/PsrC family molybdoenzyme membrane anchor subunit gives MSGHYEAPIREPLIIGHKTYHDITEDIVKPIEERAGKLWWASLYAALVLFIYGFGCIAYTIGTGIGAWGLNRTINWGWDITNFVWWVGIGHAGTLISAVLLLFRQRWRMSVNRSAEAMTIFAVVQAAIFPVIHMGRVWVGYWVFPIPNQFGSLWTNFNSPLLWDVFAISTYFSVSVVFWFMGLIPDFAMIRDRAKTPFTKKIYTILAFGWGGKAKHWQRFEELSLVLAGLATPLVFSVHTTVSFDFATSVIKGWHSTIYPPYFVAGAIFSGFAMVQTLLLVARKVCHLEEYITMYHIEIMNIVIIVTGGMVTVAYAAEYFIAWYSGSRYEDFAYLTPGAATGPYWWAFWALIICNLVIPALFWFKRVRTNIFATFIIALVINIGMWFERFDIIVINLSRDYLPGSWTMFKPTIIDVGVYLGTIGFFSVLFLLYARTFPVIAQAELKSILKISGETYKAKEGDEHH, from the coding sequence ATGTCAGGACATTACGAAGCTCCAATTAGGGAACCTTTAATTATAGGGCATAAGACTTATCACGATATTACAGAAGATATCGTAAAGCCTATAGAAGAAAGAGCAGGTAAGTTATGGTGGGCGTCTTTATACGCAGCCTTAGTGTTATTCATTTATGGGTTTGGCTGTATAGCTTATACCATTGGTACTGGTATCGGTGCTTGGGGACTCAACAGAACTATCAACTGGGGTTGGGATATTACCAACTTCGTATGGTGGGTAGGTATCGGGCACGCAGGTACACTTATATCAGCTGTACTCTTACTATTTAGACAAAGATGGAGAATGTCTGTGAACCGTTCCGCTGAAGCGATGACTATCTTCGCGGTAGTTCAGGCAGCTATTTTCCCAGTAATACATATGGGTAGAGTTTGGGTTGGTTATTGGGTATTCCCAATACCTAACCAGTTCGGTTCTCTTTGGACAAACTTTAACTCTCCTCTACTTTGGGACGTATTTGCTATCTCTACCTATTTCTCTGTATCAGTAGTATTCTGGTTTATGGGACTTATTCCTGACTTTGCAATGATTAGAGATAGAGCTAAAACACCATTTACTAAGAAAATATATACAATATTAGCTTTTGGTTGGGGTGGTAAAGCTAAGCACTGGCAAAGATTTGAAGAACTATCACTTGTGTTAGCAGGTTTGGCAACACCTTTGGTATTCTCGGTACACACTACGGTATCTTTTGACTTTGCTACTTCGGTAATTAAAGGTTGGCACTCTACTATTTATCCTCCTTACTTCGTAGCGGGAGCTATCTTCTCAGGGTTTGCAATGGTACAAACTCTATTATTAGTAGCTAGAAAAGTATGCCACTTAGAGGAATATATCACAATGTATCATATTGAGATAATGAACATCGTTATCATCGTAACAGGTGGTATGGTAACTGTGGCTTATGCAGCAGAGTATTTCATCGCTTGGTATTCTGGAAGTCGTTATGAAGACTTTGCATACTTAACACCAGGAGCAGCTACGGGACCTTATTGGTGGGCGTTCTGGGCACTAATTATATGTAACTTAGTGATTCCTGCATTATTCTGGTTCAAGAGAGTAAGAACTAATATTTTTGCAACATTCATTATTGCATTAGTAATTAACATAGGTATGTGGTTTGAGCGTTTTGATATCATTGTTATTAACCTTTCTAGAGACTATCTACCTGGTTCTTGGACAATGTTTAAGCCAACCATTATTGATGTGGGCGTTTACTTAGGAACTATCGGGTTCTTCTCTGTATTGTTCTTATTATACGCTAGAACATTCCCTGTAATTGCACAGGCTGAATTGAAGAGTATTTTGAAAATTTCAGGTGAAACTTATAAAGCAAAAGAAGGAGATGAGCACCACTAA
- a CDS encoding DUF3341 domain-containing protein yields MSTTKRIYGLYGDDNDLMHGVKAFRERGIEIEEVYTPFPVHGLDKALGLKKTRISDAAFIYAVYGVMIGALTTWYTMNHDWPQNIGGKPAFDWAHNMPAFVVPMFELMVFCSAHLMSLTFLFRNKMYPGAKPQNPDPRTTDDKFMMEFVSSDVETIKQLLIDTGVEEITVKDA; encoded by the coding sequence ATGAGCACCACTAAAAGAATATATGGACTTTACGGCGATGATAATGATTTAATGCACGGCGTAAAGGCTTTCAGAGAAAGAGGTATTGAAATAGAGGAGGTTTATACCCCTTTTCCAGTACACGGTTTAGATAAGGCACTAGGTTTAAAGAAAACTAGAATTTCAGATGCCGCATTCATCTACGCAGTTTATGGTGTAATGATAGGAGCTCTTACAACATGGTATACTATGAACCATGATTGGCCTCAAAACATAGGTGGTAAGCCAGCTTTTGACTGGGCTCATAACATGCCAGCTTTTGTGGTACCAATGTTTGAGTTAATGGTATTTTGTTCGGCTCACTTGATGTCTCTTACTTTCTTATTTAGAAATAAGATGTATCCAGGAGCTAAGCCACAAAACCCAGATCCAAGAACTACAGATGATAAGTTTATGATGGAGTTTGTGTCTTCTGATGTAGAGACTATTAAACAACTTCTTATAGACACAGGAGTAGAAGAAATAACTGTAAAAGATGCTTAA
- a CDS encoding c-type cytochrome yields MLKMKKNIFKLSGIFGVLAIVLNSCGPKENPPLVYFPDMYFPVAYDPLMKAADPYSKHENEIPAFVKNNGATALTTVEGTVSQNPEGLAESTPGATMTADEYNAGYDASKAIVESPLNPANKAKDLARGKHLYEITCAACHGTAGDGQGPIVQSGAYLGVPKYADRQITVGSVHYVLTYGRNAMGSYAGQLKPGDRWRVSMYVMDAFKGAALPAPATASADQTKNNTK; encoded by the coding sequence ATGCTTAAAATGAAGAAAAATATTTTTAAATTATCAGGTATCTTTGGTGTGTTAGCAATAGTTTTGAATTCTTGCGGACCTAAAGAAAATCCACCATTGGTGTATTTCCCAGATATGTATTTTCCAGTGGCCTATGATCCGCTAATGAAAGCAGCAGATCCTTATTCTAAGCATGAGAATGAAATTCCTGCTTTTGTTAAGAATAATGGTGCTACGGCTTTAACAACAGTAGAGGGAACTGTATCTCAGAATCCAGAAGGTTTAGCAGAAAGTACTCCTGGTGCTACAATGACAGCAGATGAGTATAATGCAGGGTATGATGCATCAAAAGCAATAGTGGAGTCTCCACTAAATCCAGCAAATAAAGCTAAAGATTTAGCAAGAGGAAAGCATTTATATGAAATAACTTGTGCTGCTTGTCATGGTACAGCTGGAGATGGACAAGGACCAATAGTTCAGTCTGGAGCTTACTTGGGAGTGCCTAAGTATGCGGATAGACAAATTACAGTAGGATCTGTTCACTATGTATTAACTTATGGTAGAAATGCTATGGGATCTTATGCAGGGCAGCTAAAGCCAGGTGATAGATGGAGAGTTTCTATGTATGTAATGGATGCATTTAAAGGAGCAGCATTGCCTGCACCTGCAACAGCATCTGCAGATCAAACAAAAAACAATACTAAATAA
- a CDS encoding quinol:cytochrome C oxidoreductase has translation MYSFSPKLRLYSIVFIILGLVLFGAGYFMNHGIDDAKIEHMMEAVHASGHHNPTHSSELVGPQDHTAHLEHAKMQVHNQPLAAIHSVAVFFFGLSCCVMFFYSVQHAAHAGWSIIITRVMEAIGAYIPYGGAILIIIMILNVTHNGHLFHWMDPELTDPNSPHFDVILYEKKKFLNIPFYVVRNIAYVLGASFFAWKLRSMSEKVDETKSLRDYQMLYRWSVGYIAFFGFASALWAWDWLMSIDPHWYSTMYIWYSMVSCLASAIAAIILVSVYLKKNGFLPQFNDNHLHDLGKYLFATSMLWTYTWFAQFMLYWYANVPEEVNYFFGRFEYYAPTFLPMLILNFLIPLLVMVSSSIKRNYKVVTTMAVIVIIGHIVDYFNMVMPGTVGPHWNNFTVLLLVLGSVLFVVGLFVFVTMTQLSKMKLIPKGNPYLHESEIYEYPF, from the coding sequence ATGTATAGTTTTTCACCAAAATTAAGATTATATTCTATCGTATTCATCATTTTGGGATTGGTGCTTTTCGGTGCGGGGTATTTTATGAATCATGGAATAGATGATGCTAAAATAGAGCATATGATGGAAGCAGTACATGCTTCAGGACACCATAATCCTACTCATTCTAGTGAACTTGTAGGTCCTCAGGATCATACAGCTCATTTGGAACACGCAAAAATGCAAGTGCACAATCAGCCTTTAGCAGCTATTCACTCTGTGGCGGTTTTCTTCTTCGGACTTAGTTGCTGTGTAATGTTTTTCTACTCAGTTCAGCATGCGGCTCATGCAGGGTGGTCTATTATCATTACTAGAGTAATGGAGGCGATTGGAGCTTACATTCCTTACGGTGGAGCGATTCTTATCATTATAATGATTTTAAATGTAACTCATAATGGGCATCTTTTCCATTGGATGGATCCTGAACTTACAGATCCAAACAGTCCTCATTTTGATGTTATTTTATACGAAAAGAAGAAGTTTTTAAATATTCCTTTCTATGTTGTAAGAAATATTGCATATGTACTTGGAGCTTCTTTCTTTGCTTGGAAACTTAGATCTATGTCTGAGAAAGTAGATGAAACTAAATCTTTAAGAGACTACCAAATGCTTTATAGATGGAGTGTAGGTTATATTGCTTTCTTTGGATTTGCTTCTGCTTTATGGGCATGGGATTGGTTGATGTCTATAGACCCTCACTGGTACTCTACTATGTATATTTGGTATTCTATGGTGAGTTGTTTAGCAAGTGCTATAGCTGCTATTATCCTTGTGAGTGTTTATCTTAAGAAAAATGGTTTCTTACCTCAGTTTAATGATAATCATTTACATGATTTAGGTAAGTATCTTTTCGCTACGAGTATGCTATGGACTTATACTTGGTTTGCACAGTTTATGCTTTATTGGTATGCAAATGTACCTGAAGAAGTAAACTATTTCTTTGGAAGATTTGAGTACTATGCGCCAACTTTCTTACCAATGTTAATCCTTAACTTCTTAATACCTCTATTAGTAATGGTAAGTAGTAGTATTAAGAGAAACTATAAAGTGGTAACTACTATGGCAGTGATTGTAATTATTGGACACATCGTAGATTACTTCAATATGGTAATGCCAGGAACAGTAGGTCCTCACTGGAATAACTTTACAGTTCTATTGCTAGTTTTAGGTTCTGTTTTGTTTGTAGTAGGTTTATTCGTATTCGTAACTATGACACAACTTTCTAAAATGAAGCTTATTCCTAAAGGAAACCCATACCTACATGAATCTGAAATTTATGAATATCCTTTCTAA
- a CDS encoding NTF2-like N-terminal transpeptidase domain-containing protein, with protein sequence MNRLKLLPILFLLFFIGCKKDQVDGSNIRAFQSSINDMSSSLTTLEQVKFNEALYILKTFGVEADGDIQELNALSKLLDGKKVPEILAMANEVAAKNELEWSSTSPPSLGNMNIFQSQEPTTIDPNDVKASSISLQINPVSVDSVLGARALQVVPRLIDTRGNLVDFSNAGLETTLEVYSNDLKLLTSKRLMTDNNFKGFYVNLASIPQEKVTGGVIDIKVTVRTAQKFLQMARRGMTVNTKALKQPITVDETVPTESGDGEIKEQDAGTVQPKENTPKVKTDPKSTVSKFLNNLGSNNLKAAYEISSNPKWGSYDQFSNPTSGFGSVKNITVKNISTQSSSDNSATVNASYNVTDNNGNTSALEVTYTLKSDGNSWKITNYKINSTQKQ encoded by the coding sequence ATGAATAGATTAAAACTACTACCAATACTTTTTTTGCTTTTCTTCATAGGTTGTAAAAAAGATCAGGTAGATGGTAGTAATATAAGAGCATTTCAGTCAAGTATCAATGATATGTCTTCGTCTTTAACTACGCTTGAGCAAGTCAAATTTAATGAAGCTCTTTACATTCTTAAGACATTTGGAGTGGAAGCAGATGGAGATATACAAGAGTTGAATGCGTTGTCAAAATTACTTGATGGTAAAAAGGTACCTGAAATTTTAGCTATGGCTAATGAAGTAGCGGCTAAAAATGAGTTAGAATGGTCTAGTACTTCTCCACCATCTTTAGGAAATATGAATATCTTCCAAAGTCAAGAGCCTACTACGATAGACCCTAATGATGTTAAGGCTTCGTCTATTAGCTTACAGATAAACCCTGTTTCTGTTGATAGTGTATTAGGTGCTAGAGCATTACAAGTTGTTCCGAGATTGATAGATACAAGGGGTAATTTAGTAGACTTTTCTAATGCAGGATTAGAGACAACATTGGAGGTTTACAGTAATGATTTAAAGCTGTTAACATCTAAAAGATTGATGACGGATAATAATTTTAAAGGATTTTATGTAAATCTAGCATCTATCCCTCAAGAAAAAGTAACAGGTGGAGTAATAGATATTAAAGTAACTGTAAGAACGGCACAGAAGTTTTTACAAATGGCAAGACGAGGAATGACTGTAAATACCAAAGCATTAAAGCAACCTATTACTGTTGATGAAACTGTACCTACCGAAAGTGGAGATGGAGAAATAAAAGAACAAGATGCGGGAACAGTTCAACCAAAAGAAAATACTCCAAAAGTTAAAACAGACCCTAAGTCTACAGTTAGCAAGTTTTTAAACAACTTAGGAAGTAATAATTTAAAAGCGGCTTATGAGATTTCTTCAAATCCAAAGTGGGGCTCTTACGACCAGTTTTCTAATCCAACATCTGGTTTTGGTTCTGTAAAAAATATTACTGTAAAAAACATTTCAACTCAGTCTAGTTCTGATAATTCTGCAACAGTAAATGCAAGTTATAATGTAACGGATAATAATGGCAATACTTCTGCATTGGAGGTTACCTATACGCTTAAATCAGACGGAAATAGTTGGAAAATTACAAACTATAAAATTAATTCTACACAAAAACAATAG
- a CDS encoding adenine phosphoribosyltransferase — MATRELIKKLEQTIDNIPNFPKEGIQFKDITPIFLNPELYEEVIDDLVEFSKGKVDVVCGIESRGFLFGIAVAVKLGVPFVLIRKKGKLPPPFISQKYDLEYGSSEIEMKEGQLKAGDRVLIHDDLLATGGTTEAAAKLVEKQGAKAAQFSFLIGLKALGGEAKLKKFNSEIYQLLEY, encoded by the coding sequence ATGGCAACTCGAGAACTCATTAAAAAATTAGAACAAACCATTGATAATATTCCAAACTTCCCTAAAGAAGGGATACAGTTTAAGGATATCACACCTATTTTTCTTAATCCAGAACTTTATGAAGAGGTCATAGATGATTTGGTAGAGTTCAGTAAAGGTAAGGTAGATGTAGTCTGTGGTATAGAGAGCAGGGGCTTTCTTTTTGGAATAGCTGTGGCAGTAAAGTTAGGAGTTCCTTTTGTGTTAATTCGTAAGAAGGGTAAACTTCCTCCGCCTTTTATTTCTCAAAAATACGATTTAGAGTACGGCTCATCAGAGATAGAAATGAAAGAGGGACAGTTAAAAGCTGGTGATAGAGTTCTAATTCACGATGACCTTTTAGCAACAGGCGGAACTACTGAAGCTGCAGCAAAACTAGTGGAGAAACAAGGAGCAAAAGCAGCACAGTTTAGTTTCTTAATTGGGCTTAAGGCTCTTGGAGGAGAGGCGAAATTAAAGAAATTCAATTCAGAAATTTATCAGTTATTAGAATACTAA
- the ribH gene encoding 6,7-dimethyl-8-ribityllumazine synthase, producing MATINLSDYKPLDIKNADEFNIGIVVSEWNDFVTFNLRDAAIETLLKEGVKKDKIKIYYVPGAFELSYAAMRLCAKQRYFDAVITIGCVIRGETPHFDYVCQGVTQGITACNTQTDTPTIFCVLTDDTKEQSIARSGGSLGNKGVEAAVTALKMVDFKKNI from the coding sequence ATGGCAACTATTAATCTTTCTGATTATAAGCCACTCGATATTAAAAATGCCGATGAGTTCAACATCGGCATTGTTGTCTCTGAGTGGAACGATTTTGTAACTTTCAATCTTCGAGATGCAGCTATAGAAACACTACTCAAAGAAGGTGTGAAGAAAGACAAAATAAAAATTTACTATGTACCAGGTGCTTTTGAACTTAGCTATGCTGCTATGAGACTTTGTGCTAAGCAACGCTACTTTGATGCTGTTATAACCATAGGGTGCGTTATCAGAGGAGAAACCCCCCATTTTGATTATGTTTGCCAAGGTGTTACACAAGGCATTACAGCATGTAATACACAAACAGACACCCCAACAATATTCTGTGTGCTTACAGATGATACCAAAGAACAATCTATAGCACGAAGTGGAGGGAGTTTGGGTAACAAAGGTGTAGAGGCTGCTGTTACAGCTCTAAAAATGGTAGATTTTAAGAAAAATATTTAA
- a CDS encoding neutral zinc metallopeptidase, translating to MRWTNNRGDNVEDRRGRGGMVVGGGLGIGTLIIAAIVFFLGGDPSSIIGSGGLGSTQQTEQRELTQEELHVREFIEMLIFENDTTWQKIFSENGMQYRKPKVVLFESVTQSGCGTAQSEMGPFYCPADETIYMDMSFFSELQSRFGAKVTEFSVAYVLAHEVGHHVQTILGTTEKVNSLRASGKYSEAEMNRVSVATELQADFYAGLWAKKTDEREGILTPGDIESAISAAEAVGDDNIQKRGQGYVNQESFTHGSSAQRKEWFMKGYETGDIRQGNTFDVLLK from the coding sequence ATGAGATGGACTAATAATAGAGGGGATAATGTAGAAGACCGAAGAGGAAGAGGAGGGATGGTTGTAGGCGGTGGTCTAGGCATAGGAACCTTAATCATAGCTGCTATTGTGTTTTTTCTAGGTGGCGACCCTTCTTCAATTATAGGAAGCGGTGGTCTGGGAAGTACTCAACAAACAGAGCAGAGAGAGTTAACCCAAGAGGAATTACACGTAAGAGAGTTTATTGAGATGTTAATTTTTGAAAATGATACTACTTGGCAGAAAATTTTTTCGGAAAATGGTATGCAATATCGGAAGCCTAAAGTTGTGCTTTTTGAAAGCGTAACACAATCAGGGTGCGGGACAGCACAGTCTGAAATGGGACCTTTCTACTGTCCAGCTGATGAAACTATCTATATGGATATGAGTTTTTTCTCAGAGCTTCAGAGTAGATTTGGTGCTAAGGTTACCGAATTTTCTGTAGCCTATGTTTTGGCACATGAGGTAGGGCATCATGTACAGACCATTTTAGGAACTACTGAAAAAGTAAATTCACTTAGAGCTAGTGGAAAGTATTCGGAAGCAGAGATGAATAGAGTATCTGTGGCTACAGAGCTTCAAGCTGATTTCTATGCAGGGCTTTGGGCAAAAAAAACAGATGAAAGAGAAGGTATTTTAACGCCAGGAGATATAGAAAGTGCAATTAGTGCTGCTGAAGCTGTGGGTGACGATAATATTCAAAAAAGAGGACAGGGGTATGTTAATCAGGAAAGCTTTACTCATGGTAGTTCTGCTCAAAGGAAAGAATGGTTTATGAAGGGGTATGAGACTGGCGATATTCGTCAAGGAAATACCTTTGATGTTTTGCTAAAGTAA
- a CDS encoding acyltransferase family protein, translating to MKRDLYIDFAKGLATLSIIFIHTTFWSGQYYIPTELRVLSLLFDVPIFFALSGLTSGGNVEKTLYRLLKLQVTYMIFVTLLFFVDYFFKVFGLYFFGLESLKNFYATFGSKFVPQSIAYFPQWENLGNWYLHQYSTCDTFPVVMGSFWYLKVYYILTVLGVLILRFFQQHINWFIALCFGLTLLFNIFPHYYPTGQVGYVSFYLGVFLVAYKMRGKRIKNSHIPLLYGALALVLVWLFWFYGTDIFYKINKQKFPPRIPYIVWSFLSLITVFVLYNRLKITKDNFINYIGKNAIFYYFAQGISSSLVYFMVVPLQDNIHWGVLILMVYLVNVISAIFIAELLKKIDALGWNTLTWLRRKTASAG from the coding sequence ATGAAAAGAGATTTATATATTGATTTTGCAAAAGGCTTAGCAACTTTATCCATTATCTTTATCCATACCACTTTTTGGAGCGGTCAGTATTATATTCCTACGGAACTTAGGGTATTGTCATTGTTATTTGATGTTCCTATTTTCTTTGCACTTAGTGGTCTTACCTCTGGTGGGAATGTAGAAAAAACATTGTATAGGCTACTTAAACTCCAAGTAACCTATATGATTTTTGTAACACTATTGTTTTTTGTAGATTATTTCTTTAAAGTTTTTGGGCTTTATTTTTTTGGTCTAGAGAGTTTGAAAAACTTTTATGCTACTTTTGGGAGCAAGTTTGTACCACAGTCTATAGCTTATTTTCCTCAATGGGAAAATTTAGGAAACTGGTATTTGCACCAATATTCTACTTGTGATACTTTTCCAGTGGTGATGGGTAGCTTTTGGTATCTTAAAGTCTATTATATTTTGACGGTACTTGGGGTACTAATACTTAGGTTTTTCCAGCAACATATCAATTGGTTTATAGCCCTATGTTTTGGCTTAACTTTATTGTTTAATATTTTTCCACATTATTATCCAACAGGTCAGGTAGGGTATGTTTCTTTTTATCTTGGTGTATTTCTCGTGGCTTATAAAATGAGAGGCAAAAGAATAAAAAATAGTCATATTCCTCTACTGTATGGAGCTTTAGCTCTAGTTTTAGTTTGGCTGTTTTGGTTCTATGGAACGGATATTTTCTATAAAATAAATAAACAAAAATTTCCTCCAAGAATACCGTATATTGTGTGGTCGTTCCTTTCTTTGATAACAGTATTTGTACTTTATAACAGGCTTAAAATCACTAAGGATAATTTTATAAACTATATTGGTAAGAATGCCATTTTTTATTATTTTGCACAAGGTATTAGTTCATCATTGGTTTATTTTATGGTGGTTCCTTTGCAGGATAATATCCATTGGGGTGTTTTAATTTTAATGGTTTATTTGGTTAATGTGATTTCGGCTATATTTATTGCAGAGCTGCTTAAAAAGATAGATGCTTTAGGTTGGAATACTTTAACTTGGCTGAGAAGAAAGACGGCAAGTGCTGGTTAG
- a CDS encoding DUF4271 domain-containing protein translates to MIRIVENKDWIIYTLLGVGFLYVVMFRVLLSLRDISLIKFFTLKEEFANNTIQSWVVTSVGFIILAAIALSNILPINPRLFAEYFNVFGYTPNKVGSIILAVVFLFFFRTVSTYFFLASIGEVERWKSFYFLATKFFLGYSLALIVLVLAQNYFPIETEWMIYVYAVFFCMSFIFKNLVYLFHHKTILPDEWYYKILYICTLQILPFLVVGKFLFF, encoded by the coding sequence TTGATAAGAATTGTAGAAAATAAAGATTGGATTATATACACTCTTTTAGGAGTTGGGTTTTTGTATGTAGTGATGTTTCGTGTTCTTTTAAGTTTAAGGGATATAAGTTTAATTAAATTTTTCACTCTTAAAGAAGAATTTGCTAATAATACCATTCAGTCTTGGGTTGTAACTAGTGTGGGGTTTATTATTTTAGCGGCTATAGCGTTATCTAATATTCTTCCTATAAACCCACGCTTGTTTGCTGAGTATTTTAATGTTTTTGGGTATACTCCTAATAAAGTAGGTAGTATTATTTTAGCAGTAGTTTTTTTGTTTTTTTTTAGAACCGTATCTACCTATTTCTTTTTGGCAAGTATAGGAGAGGTAGAGAGATGGAAGAGTTTTTATTTTTTAGCTACAAAATTCTTTTTAGGCTATAGTTTAGCTCTAATAGTACTGGTTCTCGCTCAGAATTATTTTCCCATAGAAACAGAATGGATGATATACGTGTATGCCGTCTTTTTCTGTATGTCTTTTATTTTTAAAAACTTGGTCTATCTGTTTCATCATAAGACCATTTTGCCAGATGAATGGTATTATAAAATTTTGTATATTTGCACGCTCCAAATTTTACCTTTTTTGGTAGTTGGGAAATTTTTATTCTTTTAA
- a CDS encoding uroporphyrinogen-III synthase produces the protein MSKIKSILISQPQPAESSPYLELAKKEKIEIDFRPFIYVQGADAKDLRTQKIDLSKYTGIIFTSKNAIDHYFRLAEEMRFSVPDSMRYICQSEAIANYLQKHIVYRKRKISFGEKLPTDIIPLLKKYPSEKYLLPSSDILNDGITKVLDESGVDWTRAIMYRTVNSDLSDININDYDVLVFFSPQGIKSLVENFKDYKKSKFKVAVFGNSTKAEAENAGLTVDIMAPTKENPSMTMAIENFVKNANK, from the coding sequence ATGTCAAAAATTAAATCTATTCTAATATCTCAGCCTCAACCTGCGGAATCATCTCCTTACTTAGAACTTGCGAAAAAGGAGAAAATAGAAATAGATTTTCGTCCATTCATTTATGTTCAGGGGGCAGATGCCAAAGATTTGAGAACACAAAAAATAGACCTCTCTAAGTATACGGGAATTATTTTTACTAGCAAAAATGCAATAGACCACTACTTTCGTTTAGCTGAGGAGATGCGTTTTTCGGTTCCAGATTCTATGCGATATATTTGCCAGTCAGAGGCTATTGCTAATTATTTGCAAAAGCACATCGTTTACAGAAAAAGAAAAATTAGTTTTGGTGAAAAATTACCCACTGATATAATCCCTTTGCTTAAGAAATATCCATCAGAGAAGTATCTTTTACCTTCTTCTGATATTCTTAATGATGGGATAACTAAGGTTTTAGATGAGTCTGGAGTAGATTGGACTAGAGCTATTATGTACCGTACGGTTAATAGTGATTTGTCTGATATAAATATCAATGACTATGATGTTCTAGTATTTTTTAGCCCACAAGGGATAAAGTCTTTGGTAGAAAACTTTAAAGATTATAAAAAATCTAAATTTAAAGTAGCTGTTTTTGGTAATTCTACGAAAGCGGAGGCAGAAAATGCAGGGCTAACGGTGGATATTATGGCTCCTACTAAAGAAAACCCGTCTATGACTATGGCGATAGAGAATTTTGTAAAGAATGCCAATAAGTAG